From Geotalea uraniireducens Rf4:
GGGGAGTTATTACGCCAGAACCACACTGCTGCGCAATCAGGAATATGCCGATGCCCTTTTGAAGGGGATTCGGGACGCCCGCAGAAGCATCGTCTTTTCCTTTTACCTGTTCAAGGTGACCGAATCACGCGGCAACCAGCCGCGCATCATTACCGCGGAGCTGATCAAGGCCGCCATGCGCGGGGTGGATGTGACGGTCTTCCTGGAAAAAGGGAACGACAAGAACGACCAGCTTAATGGGGAAAACCGCGACACCGCCGCCCTTCTGGCAAAAGGAGGGGTAAAGGTGTTTTTCGATTCGCCCCGTGTCACCAGCCACATGAAAACGGTCGTAATCGACGGCCGCTACGTCTACATCGGCAGCCATAACCTGACCCAGAGCGCACTCCAGCGCAACAACGAGCTCTCGGTCCTCATTGACTCACCCGAGATGGCCGCCGAGATCAAGGCCTACCTGGACCGATTGTAGGCGATACACCACTTCCTTCCCGGCAAGTTATTCATTCAGCAAAAGTGCAGCTATCCATAGAA
This genomic window contains:
- a CDS encoding phospholipase D-like domain-containing protein translates to MKQRSKIPGKSFIPAWPAAAFWAAALLCCTAAPLFAGGSYYARTTLLRNQEYADALLKGIRDARRSIVFSFYLFKVTESRGNQPRIITAELIKAAMRGVDVTVFLEKGNDKNDQLNGENRDTAALLAKGGVKVFFDSPRVTSHMKTVVIDGRYVYIGSHNLTQSALQRNNELSVLIDSPEMAAEIKAYLDRL